The following are encoded together in the Cololabis saira isolate AMF1-May2022 chromosome 5, fColSai1.1, whole genome shotgun sequence genome:
- the arih1 gene encoding E3 ubiquitin-protein ligase arih1 — protein sequence MDSDEGYNYEYDDEDECSEDSNEEEPDDDTLELGDVELVDPVVAGGERDEGGETGVGGHGPGEEEEEDYRFEVLTAEQILQHMVECIREVNEVIQNPATITRILLSHFNWDKEKLMERYFDGNLDKLFSECHVINPSKKPRIRPPINTRSSAQDMPCQICYLNFPNSYFTGLECGHKFCMQCWGDYLTTKIIEEGMGQTISCPAHSCDILVDDNTVMRLITDSKVKLKYQHLITNSFVECNRLLKWCPAPDCHHVVKVQYPDAKPVRCKCGRQFCFNCGENWHDPVKCKWLRKWIKKCDDDSETSNWIAANTKECPKCHVTIEKDGGCNHMVCRNQNCKAEFCWVCLGPWEPHGSAWYNCNRYNEDDAKAARDAQERSRAALQRYLFYCNRYMNHMQSLRFEHKLYAQVKQKMEEMQQHNMSWIEVQFLKKAVDVLCQCRSTLMFTYVFAFYLKKNNQSIIFENNQADLENATEVLSGYLERDISQDSLQDIKQKVQDKYRYCESRRRVLLQHVHEGYEKDLWEYIED from the exons ATGGACTCAGACGAGGGTTATAACTACGAGTACGATGACGAGGATGAATGCAGCGAGGACAGCAACGAAGAGGAGCCCGACGACGACACCCTGGAGCTGGGGGACGTGGAGCTGGTCGACCCCGTGGTGGCCGGCGGGGAGCGGGACGAGGGCGGCGAGACCGGGGTGGGGGGCCACGGCCCcggcgaggaggaggaggaggactacCGCTTCGAGGTGCTGACCGCCGAGCAGATCCTCCAGCATATGGTGGAGTGCATCAGGGAGGTCAACGAGGTCATCCAG AATCCTGCAACAATAACACGCATTCTTCTCAGTCACTTCAACTGGGACAAAGAAAAGCTTATGGAAAG ATATTTTGATGGTAATCTGGACAAGCTTTTTTCTGAGTGTCATGTCATCAACCCAAGCAAGAAGCCACGGATCCGTCCTCCAATCAACACTAGATCCTCAGCACAGGACATGCCATGCCAGATCTGCTATCTGAATTTCCCCAACTCA TACTTTACAGGCCTGGAGTGTGGACACAAATTCTGCATGCAGTGCTGGGGAGATTATTTGACTACTAAAATCATAGAGGAAGGAATGGGACAG ACCATTTCTTGTCCTGCTCATAGTTGTGACATTTTGGTTGATGACAACACAGTCAT GCGCCTCATAACAGATTCTAAAGTGAAGTTGAAGTACCAGCATTTAATTACAAATAGTTTTGTAGAG TGCAACCGACTATTAAAATGGTGCCCTGCTCCAGACTGCCATCATGTCGTCAAAGTGCAGTACCCAGACGCCAAGCCAGTGAGGTGCAAGTGTGGCCGTCAATTCTG CTTCAACTGTGGAGAGAATTGGCACGACCCTGTGAAGTGTAAG TGGCTGAGAAAATGGATCAAGAAATGTGATGATGATAGTGAAACATCAAACTGGATTGCAGCAAATACCAAG GAGTGTCCTAAATGTCACGTGACCATTGAGAAAGATGGTGGTTGCAATCACATGGTTTGTCGGAACCAGAACTGCAAAGCTGAGTTCTGCTGGGTTTGTCTGGGACCATGGGAACCTCATGGCTCAGCCTG GTACAACTGCAATCGCTACAATGAGGATGATGCCAAGGCAGCCAGAGATGCTCAAGAG CGCTCCAGGGCCGCCTTGCAGAGGTACCTGTTCTACTGCAACCGCTACATGAACCACATGCAGAGTCTGCGCTTTGAGCACAAGCTCTATGCTCAGGTGAAGCAGAAGATGGAAGAGATGCAGCAGCACAACATGTCCTGGATTGAGGTGCAGTTTCTGAAGAAGGCTGTGGATGTGCTGTGCCAGTGCCGCTCCACGCTCATGTTTACTTACGTCTTTGCCTTCTACCTCAAGAAGAACAACCAGTCCATTATCTTTGAG AACAACCAGGCAGACCTAGAAAATGCCACTGAGGTCCTGTCCGGCTACCTAGAGCGAGACATCTCCCAGGATTCCTTGCAGGACATCAAGCAGAAAGTGCAAGATAAGTACAG ATACTGTGAGAGCAGGCGAAGAGTGCTGCTACAGCATGTGCATGAAGGCTATGAGAAGGACCTGTGGGAATACATTGAGGATTGA
- the hexa gene encoding beta-hexosaminidase subunit alpha, producing the protein MCSVNPGHQTRISYNFLLLIILQVGLRKVEGVWPLPQTFTSSTERYPLKPQTFYFGYRQQSAAQQGCSVLDVAFKRYFSVIFPGYTSGNDHLRCEGKAFFVEISVDSRDCESYPKEDSSERYNLSVADGQASLNAETVWGALRGLETFSQLVYQDDYGSYFVNKTDIEDFPRFPFRGLLLDTSRHYLPVSAILKTLDAMAYNKFNVFHWHIVDDPSFPYQSRTFPNLSKQGAFHPMTHIYRQSDVRRVISYARMRGIRVLPEFDSPGHTKSWGRGQPDLLTSCYKRGIPSGTFGAVNPAQPSTYQFMMSLFKEVSSLFPDSYIHLGGDEVDFSCWRSNPYIRAFMQKMGFGVDFPKLQAFYMENIVNITSALNKTSIVWQDVFDYHEQLSSLSVVEVWKQGCYLCEVRRVAKAGIRVILASPWYLDQPGPTHNWARYYTVWPLAFTGTEDQKRLVIGGEVCMWGEYVDAANLSPRLWPRASAAAERLWSDEKQTSSVDNAFPRLQEFRCKLLRRGVQAEPLHVGHCKHEYQGV; encoded by the exons ATGTGCTCAGTAAATCCTGGACATCAGACTCGTATAAGTTATAATTTTCTGCTATTGATTATTCTCCAGGTTGGCCTACGCAAGGTGGAGGGAGTATGGCCGTTACCACAAACTTTCACTTCCTCGACGGAGAGATATCCACTGAAGCCCCAGACTTTCTACTTTGGTTACCGACAACAATCAGCCGCCCAGCAGGGCTGCTCTGTTCTGGATGTTGCCTTCAAAAGATACTTTTCTGTTATTTTTCCAGGCTACACTTCTG GAAATGATCACCTGCGATGTGAGGGTAAAGCATTTTTTGTTGAAATCAGCGTCGACAGTCGTGATTGTGAGAGTTATCCAAAGGAGGACTCCTCCGAGAGAT aCAATCTGAGTGTCGCTGATGGacaagcatctctgaatgcagaGACAGTGTGGGGAGCTCTAAGAG GTTTGGAAACGTTCAGTCAGTTGGTGTATCAAGATGATTATGGCTCG tattttgtgaataaaacagACATTGAAGACTTTCCACGGTTTCCGTTCAGAGGACTTTTACTGGACACTTCACGTCACTATTTACCAGTTTCAGCCATTTTAAAAACTCTG GATGCAATGGCGTACAATAAGTTCAACGTTTTTCACTGGCACATTGTTGATGACCCCTCCTTCCCTTATCAGAGCCGCACCTTTCCCAACCTTTCCAAGCAG GGGGCTTTCCATCCGATGACTCACATCTACAGGCAGTCAGACGTGAGGAGGGTGATCTCATATGCCAGGATGAGGGGAATAAGGGTCCTTCCGGAGTTTGATTCACCAGGCCACACAAAATCTTGGGGAAGAG GGCAGCCAGACCTGCTGACGTCCTGCTACAAAAGAGGGATTCCGTCTGGCACTTTTGGTGCTGTTAATCCGGCACAGCCTTCCACTTATCAGTTCATGATGTCACTATTTAAAGAAGTGTCATCACTGTTTCCTGACTCCTACATCCACTTAGGAGGCGATGAAGTGGACTTCTCCTGCTG GAGATCCAACCCTTACATTCGTGCATTCATGCAGAAGATGGGATTTGGAGTAGATTTCCCTAAACTGCAAGCCTTCTACATGGAGAA CATTGTGAACATTACGTCTGCTCTCAACAAGACATCTATCGTGTGGCAGGATGTTTTTGACTACCACGAACAA CTCAGTTCTCTGTCAGTGGTGGAGGTGTGGAAGCAGGGCTGTTACCTGTGCGAGGTCCGCAGGGTGGCGAAAGCAGGGATCAGGGTCATTCTGGCCTCTCCGTGGTATCTGGACCAGCCAGGGCCCACACACAACTGGGCCCGCTACTACACTGTGTGGCCCCTTGCCTTCACag GTACTGAGGACCAAAAGCGTTTGGTGATCGGAGGCGAGGTCTGCATGTGGGGAGAGTATGTTGATGCTGCTAATCTCTCTCCTCGGCTCTG GCCCAGGGCAAGTGCTGCTGCGGAGAGACTGTGGAGTGATGAGAAGCAGACCTCCAGTGTGGACAATGCATTTCCTCGACTGCAAGAGTTTCGATGCAAGCTCCTGAG GCGTGGAGTCCAAGCAGAGCCTCTGCACGTGGGACACTGCAAACACGAGTACCAAGGTGTTTGA
- the c5h15orf39 gene encoding uncharacterized protein C15orf39 homolog, translating into MSRHPAQTLADPALRSNMPLFDGTAASSGLLKPPTVPGFLGKQTLQYNGAYFTYDPRGKDGAGFTQDWSKSKMAQMDDRSPVRPLSGMQRQNHVMCRQDAAAAAEEGRSHPSPMCHPPAKQGFTFYSKSPEISSPAVATSVASVAVRKQKLGAEDPSPPSPSPLYLAIPKAVYGHHPCCNDLGCAMGQRFGARHGDHVSQRTPNAVYEHDWLQMTAHYEKPPVQRKEALLQQRSLQLERGAEQLKRMTMEPYGPGGPNYASYPCAPTRTLFGPLSEHGQHLQTSPPGYPGLYSSHPTYEQMTSELYQERSPMSKYGQLTQHPVFYYSQANGEVENRQCKDSGSKQGENVSLLHKRIIPKPLEHYVLPQSVHAEIPLSYTEMLQNPSFMRGFDYPYYAVPRFHLNASQIRASLERQHSSPASHPSHIKVSSPSQHVDLPTAKDKPTSSLHADQLHSSSPFLHLDQSTPTRCVKQPPVSPSSIQMSRVFLPFSNLYRDAPVLPPAGINRLLDFSTCKAQAKQPKSLPVSHAAWQSQSPSRSAERVHAAVPNGANARKIVHSPVVTTGSKHNGVVSNTGSTVKKRSLKRSISHSSPPIKIEEEDKDVYEVELSSKQQRVEMETVKQRHKISSPPMPVIDNVFSLAHYQMHLQSSGVLFQGRERVAQTPEQHEDDIRKDVTEKRPDYDDQQPALSPVSKETSLDSRAQEAAGEVFKPQNIKIEKDYSSDVDDSVVSQNEDRRVIVKMEPEEASSPDSELVSLKERCDSEEPEKKPTKVSVEKGISYECNRTDSTARVDSSPATLHQAVAPQPTPSIQPPEGKVDFKNIPPHYLKLSTYKIIIPDGKRCATVALAKKPCPQAVTASLMQNQERETPVRKHFLELHHSLCKLISKSVSASSEQDLKNWLSRVEITAPASKSSKVEKVSCLLGVKAREAWLNEEMSSALRTVLGRLKEYTSQERCPFPHVMRTGAVFLPMLVVKELLFPMVQGSFVDQVLQLHKVELRPTTLSEEKILIQLHKRACSSRLRRLMSLKHLPDIYADVVNLLYYTCVCKHLGLNVEPDNGEPDGGHEASSDRSPAFSDINASPVSPSDWQRPCLSKRKSRVTSSSRCTFLDDFTGEEEAGDEEETVEGVLKTFAERHSDVHETEHVVPDQDPSTAPQSADSESSWMCPLMLDEPSPGEQCSEPRVKSKNCSGVILKLRKMFGKGLNGKKTCYQAVSESGADGPGASGESDPHVTPKATRRWQRHGFSHGLRRLGGSSKKKRTSLLKIKYCPYLSARHGAEHRKRWVLRSAVQRVRRAARLRYPDLVGKRVRHLYEEADKSEVWYRGEVLRVHEDHANPLKTIYEVRYDSEPEWKYYLELLMDYRKGWLIIED; encoded by the exons ATGAGCCGCCATCCAGCGCAGACGCTCGCAGACCCAGCGCTCCGAAGCAACATGCCCTTATTTGATGGGACGGCAGCATCTTCAGGACTGTTAAAACCCCCAACTGTGCCTGGCTTCCTGGGGAAGCAGACGCTGCAGTACAATGGGGCCTATTTTACATATGACCCCAGAGGAAAAGATGGCGCGGGATTCACCCAAGATTGGAGTAAATCAAAGATGGCTCAGATGGATGACAGAAGTCCCGTGCGTCCCCTTTCTGGCATGCAAAGGCAAAACCACGTGATGTGCAGGCAAGACGCTGCCGCTGCTGCAGAGGAAGGCCGTTCTCATCCTTCTCCCATGTGCCACCCACCAGCAAAACAGGGTTTCACGTTTTACAGTAAAAGTCCTGAGATCAGCAGTCCGGCAGTTGCTACATCGGTAGCGTCGGTGGCTGTTAGAAAACAAAAACTCGGAGCCGAGGACCCCTCGCCTCCATCCCCAAGCCCACTTTACCTGGCAATTCCTAAAGCGGTTTACGGACACCACCCCTGCTGTAATGATCTGGGCTGTGCGATGGGGCAACGGTTCGGCGCGCGCCACGGAGACCACGTCTCCCAGAGGACGCCCAACGCCGTCTATGAGCACGACTGGCTGCAGATGACTGCGCACTATGAAAAACCACCTGTTCAGAGGAAGGAAGCGCTGCTGCAACAGAGAAGCTTGCAGTTGGAGCGTGGGGCAGAGCAACTGAAGAGGATGACCATGGAGCCGTACGGCCCGGGCGGGCCAAACTACGCCAGTTACCCCTGTGCCCCGACTCGGACGCTGTTTGGCCCTTTAAGTGAGCATGGCCAGCATTTACAGACTTCTCCCCCGGGCTACCCCGGCTTGTACAGCTCCCATCCCACGTATGAGCAGATGACCTCAGAGCTTTATCAGGAACGTTCTCCCATGTCCAAATATGGCCAGTTAACACAGCACCCAGTGTTTTACTACTCCCAGGCTAACGGGGAGGTAGAAAACAGGCAGTGTAAAGATAGTGGCAGTAAGCAGGGGGAAAATGTCTCCCTTCTTCATAAACGTATAATCCCCAAACCGCTGGAGCATTACGTCCTGCCTCAGTCAGTTCATGCTGAAATTCCTTTGTCTTATACTGAGATGTTGCAAAATCCTTCCTTCATGCGGGGTTTCGACTATCCGTATTACGCAGTTCCAAGATTTCATTTAAATGCAAGCCAAATCAGAGCTTCCTTAGAGAGGCAACATTCATCCCCTGCGTCTCACCCGAGTCACATAAAAGTTTCCTCACCCAGCCAACATGTGGATCTCCCTACAGCCAAGGACAAACCCACCAGCAGCTTGCATGCTGACCAGCTACACAGTTCCTCGCCATTCCTGCATTTGGACCAAAGCACCCCGACCAGATGCGTAAAGCAACCGCCCGTCTCGCCATCCAGCATACAGATGAGCAGagtttttctccctttctccaACCTGTACCGGGACGCCCCCGTCCTTCCTCCAGCTGGCATCAACAGACTCCTCGACTTTTCCACCTGCAAAGCCCAAGCTAAACAGCCAAAGagccttcctgtttcccatgcAGCATGGCAGTCCCAGTCACCCAGCCGCAGTGCAGAGCGAGTGCACGCAGCCGTGCCAAACGGTGCAAATGCCCGAAAAATCGTCCATTCCCCTGTTGTTACAACAGGAAGTAAGCACAATGGGGTCGTGTCCAATACAGGAAGCACTGTTAAAAAAAGGAGTCTGAAGAGAAGCATTTCTCACTCTTCTCCACCTATCAAAATCGAAGAGGAGGACAAGGATGTGTACGAGGTGGAATTGAGCAGCAAACAACAAAGAGTGGAAATGGAGACTGTTAAACAAAGACATAAGATCAGCTCTCCGCCTATGCCAGTTATCGACAACGTCTTCAGCTTGGCACATTACCAAATGCACCTGCAGTCCTCAGGAGTGTTATTTCAAGGCAGAGAGAGAGTGGCGCAGACACCTGAGCAGCATGAGGACGATATCAGGAAGGATGTGACGGAAAAAAGGCCCGACTACGACGATCAGCAGCCTGCTCTCAGTCCAGTTTCCAAAGAAACCTCTCTGGATAGTCGAGCACAGGAGGCTGCAGGTGAGGTCTTTAAAcctcaaaacataaaaatagaaaaggaCTATTCATCCGACGTGGACGACTCTGTCGTGAGCCAAAACGAGGACAGAAGAGTAATAGTTAAGATGGAGCCTGAAGAAGCGAGCTCACCTGACAGTGAGCTCGTGTCGTTGAAGGAAAGGTGCGACTCTGAGGAACCTGAAAAAAAGCCCACAAAGGTTTCAGTTGAAAAGGGGATTTCATACGAGTGCAACCGCACTGACTCGACCGCACGAGTCGACTCCTCCCCTGCAACGCTGCATCAGGCCGTCGCCCCTCAACCCACACCGAGCATTCAGCCCCCTGAGGGCAAAGTGGATTTCAAGAATATCCCTCCCCATTATCTTAAACTTTCCACCTACAAGATTATCATCCCTGATGGCAAGCGATGCGCCACCGTGGCACTCGCAAAGAAGCCGTGTCCTCAGGCAGTGACTGCCTCGTTGATGCAAAACCAGGAGCGGGAAACCCCGGTGCGCAAGCACTTCTTGGAGCTGCATCACTCTCTGTGCAAGCTAATATCCAAGTCTGTGTCGGCCTCTTCGGAGCAGGACCTCAAGAACTGGCTGTCTCGGGTGGAAATAACGGCTCCTGCATCCAAGTCTAGTAAAGTTGAGAAGGTAAGCTGCTTGCTGGGAGTGAAAGCCAGAGAGGCGTGGCTCAACGAGGAGATGAGCTCGGCCCTCAGGACCGTTCTCGGGCGGTTGAAGGAGTACACTAGTCAGGAGCGCTGCCCCTTCCCACACGTTATGAGGACGGGAGCTGTGTTTCTCCCCATGCTGGTGGTCAAGGAACTGCTGTTTCCCATGGTGCAAGGCAGCTTCGTGGATCAGGTCCTGCAACTGCACAAAGTGGAGCTGCGGCCCACTACGCTCTCTGAAGAGAAGATCCTGATCCAGCTGCATAAACGGGCCTGCTCCTCCAGGCTCAGGAGACTCATGTCACTCAAGCACCTGCCTGACATCTATGCAGATGTGGTCAACCTTCTGTATTACACCTGCGTCTGCAAACATCTGG GTTTGAACGTGGAACCTGATAACGGAGAGCCAGATGGAGGCCATGAGGCGTCCAGCGACAGATCTCCTGCATTTTCAGACATCAACGCTTCACCGGTCTCGCCATCAGATTGGCAGAGACCATGTTTgagcaaaagaaaaagcagGGTGACGAGCAGCTCGAGATGCACGTTTCTGGATGACTTCACTGGTGAGGAAGAGGCAGGTGACGAGGAGGAGACGGTTGAAGGTGTCCTGAAAACATTTGCAGAGAGACATTCTGACGTCCACGAGACTGAACACGTGGTTCCAGATCAGGATCCTTCAACTGCTCCCCAGAGTGCAGATTCGGAGAGTTCGTGGATGTGTCCGCTGATGTTGGACGAGCCGTCACCCGGTGAACAGTGCTCAGAACCGCGGGTCAAATCCAAGAACTGTTCAGGTGTGATTCTCAAACTGAGAAAGATGTTTGGAAAGGGTCTGAATGGAAAAAAGACTTGCTACCAAGCCGTGTCGGAATCTGGAGCTGATGGACCAGGTGCAAGCGGCGAGAGCGACCCCCACGTGACCCCCAAAGCGACCCGCAGGTGGCAGAGACACGGCTTCTCTCACGGCTTAAGACGCCTCGGCGGCTCTTCTAAAAAGAAGCGCACGTCGCTCTTGAAGATCAAATACTGTCCCTACTTGTCCGCCCGCCACGGTGCCGAACACAGGAAACGATGGGTCCTGCGCTCGGCTGTGCAGAGGGTTCGCAGGGCCGCGCGGCTCCGGTACCCGGACCTGGTGGGGAAGAGGGTCCGCCATCTGTACGAGGAGGCCGACAAATCAGAAGTGTGGTACAGGGGAGAGGTGCTGCGTGTGCACGAGGATCACGCCAACCCTCTAAAGACTATATACGAGGTCAGGTATGACAGTGAGCCAGAATGGAAGTACTACCTGGAACTACTGATGGACTACAGAAAGGGCTGGCTCATAATTGAAGACTAG